GAGGCGTAGTCGTCGTGAGGTGTGAAGACCGGTTCGTTTCGCCGATGAGTAGCGGTTACCGGGACGTGCAAATCGTGCTACGGATGCAGAATGGTCACCTGGCCGAATTCCGCTTACACTTGGGCGCGCTCGACGCTGTCGCCGTTTGGGAGCATGTGCTTTATGAGGTGCGCCGTGATGTGGAGGCCCTTGCCGAAGCCGAGGCTCGGGCCCTGACGTCGCGTGAGCTTCTGATCACGAACGGCATTCGCTTCCGCGAGCAGCAGCTGTTCTGGAAGGCGTTGCAGTCAACTTTCGAGGAGAAGTCCGGATGACCGATAAGCCCGGCCTGGCGCTCCCCGCCTACTACCTCTATTACCAATCACCGGTGAAGATCGTCGAAACAGCGGACGGTGGCGCCCGGGTTTGGCGGGTTTCCGTCGACTCTGGAGGATGGCACGAGAAGAACGACATCTTCGTCGAGGTAACGCTAGGCGTCGGAGGGGATATCTTCCGCCGAACCGCAGAGGATTTCGTGCAGGAAGTGGAGGCGTTTCGGGCTTACCACCTCAAGGGTGACGGACCCATCTTCGCGCTCTACGATGCGGTGCGGGCAATTGAGGAGCTGGCAGATGCCGAGACGCGTCACGAGACGCCAAGTGAGCAGGCCATTATTCGCGGAATCCGGCGACGGACATTCGTAATGTTCGAGGAACAGCTCCGCGCGGCCGGTGATCCTGGCGCGGACCCCGACATAGCCACGGCGTAGGCGTCGGTCAGGTGCAGACCCAGATTGGCGGTGAGTTGGGTGAGTCGCACGCTCTCGTACTATTTGCTCTATAGAACCGACCAGAGCGCGGTCCCGGCCGGGCTCTTGGTGGTTGGCGCGAGCCAAGGTGAGGCGCTCCTGTGGGATCACCGGCGTGGAGCATGGGCCTACGACCCGGGTCTGGTCACACGCTTTCTAAACGACCATCGCAATTTTGACCGCTATGAGAATGTCGACCGGATGAGGGCCGAGCAGGTGGCCCAGGCCATCACAGGTGTTCCGGCGCTGCCGGACGAGACGGCCTTTCACACGATGCTCGCTAACGGCGCGGCCGGCCACAACGCGGACCGATCGGCACAATCCGGGGTTGCTGATCCGGGCGGGGATCGTCGAGGCTCGCAGCACGGCTGACATCATCGCCGAGACGAGCTGCGGGTAGACATCATTGCGGAGCAGGCACGGCGCAGCCGGAGACGCGGACCTACTCGCGCAACAAATTCGAGAGGCAGATCAGGGGATGACCGAAGGCGTGGATGCTCGGCTGGTGCGGGCGCGGGAGTACTACGAGCAGGCGGTCTTCGGCGGCGACACGAAGCCACTGGACGAGGCGGAGCGGGACCTTGCCGGGGTGGAGGCCGATGTGGCCCTGGCCCGAGGCAAAATCCTGCACGCTCGTTTCCTGGATACCAGGCTGGAGGATGCAGCAGAACTGCCGCTCTTCGAGCGCGCGGCCGGGCTCTACCGCGAGCTGGGCGACGCCCGCGGCGAGGGCGAGGCGCTCTTCTGGGTGGGGACCGTCTACCAGGTGATTCGCCAGGACCAGGAAACGGCCGAGCCGGCCTTCGCTCGGGCGCGGGAGTTGGCCACCGCGGCGGGCGACGAGCTGACCTTGTCG
The nucleotide sequence above comes from Micromonospora luteifusca. Encoded proteins:
- a CDS encoding tetratricopeptide repeat protein, with the translated sequence MTEGVDARLVRAREYYEQAVFGGDTKPLDEAERDLAGVEADVALARGKILHARFLDTRLEDAAELPLFERAAGLYRELGDARGEGEALFWVGTVYQVIRQDQETAEPAFARARELATAAGDELTLSYVLRHLCFGEQAAGRVDAARELLAESTRLRRKLSFAPGVAANLIVLAHLAASDGDREAAHDLLDEAAGLAVDSGAHGVGHWIEGARVELGLA